One window of the Anaeromyxobacter dehalogenans 2CP-C genome contains the following:
- a CDS encoding VOC family protein codes for MTALQTIRQLDYTILFARNPEHMRRFYSAVMGFPIARELGPGWVEFRVGSNLLVLTERGGLFDDPPTPEGALSVQLAFRVAPSVVDACAEELRRLEVPIVSPPTDQPWGHRTLFFRDPDGNVLEIYADL; via the coding sequence ATGACCGCGCTCCAGACCATCCGCCAGCTCGACTACACCATCCTGTTCGCCCGCAACCCCGAGCACATGCGCCGATTCTACTCGGCGGTGATGGGCTTCCCCATCGCGCGCGAGCTCGGGCCCGGCTGGGTCGAGTTCCGCGTCGGCTCCAACCTGCTCGTGCTCACGGAGCGCGGCGGCCTGTTCGACGACCCGCCGACGCCCGAGGGCGCGCTGTCGGTGCAGCTCGCCTTCCGCGTGGCACCCTCCGTGGTGGACGCCTGCGCCGAGGAGCTGCGCCGCCTGGAGGTGCCCATCGTCTCGCCGCCGACCGATCAGCCCTGGGGCCACCGCACCCTGTTCTTCCGCGATCCCGACGGGAACGTCCTCGAGATCTACGCGGACCTGTGA
- a CDS encoding sensor histidine kinase: MASPGPDLRSRRFLFGGYVVVVASFLAASLYTAEHVREIDVASDEIARDAMPTIRCLAEARHELGQFEIEAAAFVRAPVPAPSRAAAEAALRAVGEQVGIYLALPLFPGERPFWEDVQRGASRLMGAANRMLGEADGGDARLAGDTYLREVVPAAKRLHEVLSRDLDFNARNGGQLAEHIKSVRARGLWLSLSLGVLCASIALLAGLIVAGQLRRHDALVIAHERMMEERAGELEAFAGRVAHDIMNPIASAQMAIELELRDQEAEGAPAGERLERARRSLRRIQTLVAGLLGFARAGARPETGATAELAEVVQDVLSGAEARATDAGMTLVAEVAPATVACAKGVLISLVANLVENAVKYARRGGRVVVRTRANDDAVRVEVEDDGPGLPPDLGDRVFEPYVRGGARDVPGLGLGLATVKRLAEAHGGRVGVRSEPGRGATFWFELPRASAGEAPGGADRTPAAHRSA; encoded by the coding sequence ATGGCGAGTCCGGGTCCAGACCTTCGGTCGAGGCGGTTCCTGTTCGGCGGGTACGTGGTGGTGGTGGCGAGCTTCCTCGCGGCGTCGCTCTACACCGCCGAGCACGTCCGGGAGATCGACGTCGCCTCCGACGAGATCGCGCGCGACGCCATGCCGACGATCCGGTGCCTCGCGGAGGCGCGCCACGAGCTCGGCCAGTTCGAGATCGAGGCCGCGGCGTTCGTCAGGGCGCCGGTCCCCGCGCCCTCGCGCGCCGCGGCGGAGGCGGCGCTCCGCGCGGTGGGCGAGCAGGTGGGCATCTACCTCGCGCTGCCGCTCTTCCCCGGCGAGCGGCCGTTCTGGGAGGACGTGCAGCGCGGGGCGTCACGGCTCATGGGCGCCGCCAACCGGATGCTCGGGGAGGCCGACGGGGGCGACGCGCGGCTCGCCGGCGACACCTACCTCCGGGAGGTGGTGCCGGCGGCGAAGCGGCTGCACGAGGTCCTGTCACGCGACCTCGACTTCAACGCCCGGAACGGCGGCCAGCTGGCGGAGCACATCAAGTCGGTGCGCGCGCGGGGCCTGTGGCTCAGCCTCTCGCTCGGCGTCCTCTGCGCGTCGATCGCGCTGCTGGCGGGCCTGATCGTCGCCGGGCAGCTCCGCCGCCACGACGCGCTGGTGATCGCGCACGAGCGCATGATGGAGGAGCGCGCCGGCGAGCTGGAGGCGTTCGCGGGGCGGGTCGCGCACGACATCATGAACCCGATCGCGAGCGCGCAGATGGCGATCGAGCTCGAGCTCCGCGACCAGGAGGCGGAGGGGGCGCCCGCGGGTGAGCGCCTCGAGCGCGCCCGGCGGAGCCTCCGGCGCATCCAGACCCTCGTGGCGGGGCTGCTCGGGTTCGCCCGCGCCGGGGCCCGGCCCGAGACGGGCGCGACCGCGGAGCTGGCCGAGGTGGTCCAGGACGTGCTGTCCGGTGCGGAGGCGCGTGCGACCGACGCCGGGATGACGCTCGTCGCCGAGGTCGCACCGGCCACGGTCGCGTGCGCGAAGGGCGTGCTCATCAGCCTGGTCGCGAACCTGGTGGAGAACGCCGTGAAGTACGCGCGACGCGGTGGGCGCGTCGTCGTTCGGACGAGGGCGAACGACGACGCCGTCCGCGTCGAGGTCGAGGACGACGGTCCGGGGCTCCCGCCAGACCTGGGAGACCGCGTCTTCGAGCCGTACGTCCGCGGAGGCGCGAGGGACGTGCCGGGGCTGGGGCTCGGGCTCGCCACGGTGAAGCGCCTCGCCGAAGCGCACGGCGGGCGCGTCGGCGTCCGCTCGGAGCCGGGCCGGGGAGCCACGTTCTGGTTCGAGCTCCCGCGCGCATCCGCCGGCGAGGCGCCAGGCGGCGCCGACCGGACGCCGGCCGCTCACAGGTCCGCGTAG
- a CDS encoding MXAN_5187 C-terminal domain-containing protein: MALPPQKPGRPAGPPPSAEEAARAARHATDELTDETAKLEEELEALKARYEQYFLGTERREPARWRDEVRKKVLRLKGAFTRNTGLRFRIQSLHARYLSYERLWQRSVREREEGTYRRDLVKARRRAGEAEAAPGNAAAPAPAATPSPSVNASAPPARTPAPPTSAPPAGGDEARMRALYDAYIAAKRQCNEDVSRLSYDVVARSVAKQVPEVMARFKAKAVDFRVEVKDGKAILKAIPRV, from the coding sequence GTGGCGCTCCCTCCGCAGAAGCCCGGACGTCCCGCCGGTCCCCCGCCGTCCGCGGAGGAGGCCGCGCGCGCCGCGCGCCACGCCACCGACGAGCTCACCGACGAGACCGCCAAGCTGGAGGAGGAGCTCGAGGCGCTGAAGGCGAGGTACGAGCAGTACTTCCTCGGCACCGAGCGGCGCGAGCCCGCGCGCTGGCGCGACGAGGTGCGCAAGAAGGTGCTCCGGCTGAAGGGCGCGTTCACCCGCAACACCGGGCTCCGCTTCCGGATCCAGTCGCTCCACGCGCGCTACCTGTCCTATGAGCGGCTGTGGCAGCGGAGCGTGCGCGAGCGCGAGGAGGGCACCTACCGGCGCGACCTCGTGAAGGCGCGGCGCCGCGCGGGCGAGGCCGAGGCCGCGCCCGGCAACGCGGCCGCCCCGGCGCCCGCCGCGACGCCGTCACCATCGGTGAACGCCTCGGCGCCGCCGGCCCGCACCCCTGCGCCGCCGACATCGGCGCCGCCCGCCGGCGGCGACGAGGCGCGGATGCGAGCGCTCTACGACGCGTACATCGCGGCGAAGCGGCAGTGCAACGAGGACGTCTCGCGGCTCAGCTACGACGTGGTCGCCCGCAGCGTGGCGAAGCAGGTCCCCGAGGTCATGGCGCGGTTCAAGGCCAAGGCGGTGGACTTCCGCGTCGAGGTGAAGGACGGCAAGGCGATCCTGAAGGCGATCCCCCGCGTCTGA
- the lspA gene encoding signal peptidase II: MRRPVSKWALLALLFTALLAADQWTKYLAVERLTVVFERGGDETLAERVRGFYTYRHLEPLSTEPYYVWRPVWRMNYVENPGAAWGLFRGHSQFFRNAFFTLVSVAAVAFILHYYRKLRQDQRYLQVALGLVLAGAVGNFVDRLARRYVIDFIEWYWWNRPDIRWPTFNVADSLIVVGVAMLVLHPGSRREAARAPARRDAAAERV, from the coding sequence ATGCGGCGACCGGTCTCGAAGTGGGCGCTCCTCGCCCTCCTGTTCACGGCGCTGCTCGCCGCGGACCAGTGGACGAAGTACCTGGCCGTGGAGCGCCTCACCGTGGTGTTCGAGCGCGGCGGCGACGAGACGCTCGCGGAGCGGGTCCGCGGCTTCTACACGTACCGTCACCTCGAGCCGCTCTCCACCGAGCCGTACTACGTGTGGCGGCCGGTGTGGCGGATGAACTACGTGGAGAACCCCGGCGCGGCGTGGGGCCTGTTCCGCGGCCACTCGCAGTTCTTCCGCAACGCGTTCTTCACGCTCGTGTCGGTCGCCGCGGTGGCGTTCATCCTCCACTACTACCGCAAGCTCCGGCAGGACCAGCGCTACCTGCAGGTGGCGCTCGGGCTCGTGCTGGCCGGCGCGGTCGGCAACTTCGTGGACCGGCTCGCCCGCCGCTACGTCATCGACTTCATCGAGTGGTACTGGTGGAACCGGCCCGACATCCGCTGGCCCACCTTCAACGTCGCCGACTCGCTCATCGTGGTGGGCGTCGCCATGCTCGTCCTGCACCCCGGCTCGAGGCGCGAGGCGGCGCGCGCGCCGGCGCGGCGCGACGCGGCGGCCGAGCGCGTCTAG
- a CDS encoding helix-turn-helix transcriptional regulator, protein MHLGDGVVEAGMVMPVSIAKKVPADAGGGATTLAARALGDFLRRMRSRPALAVAGAVRRRVTGLRREEVAVAAGISITWYTWLEQGRPVRTSRRTVRALARALRLGEAEAAHLSRLAEAVAAAAPRWRRTAQASPALRAMVDGLGDAPAYVVNGRWDVLHANAAARATLGPFDGSPGITDNVLVRLFLDPGWRARFLDWEAVASSAVAQFRAAGGRLVAHPDWNAFVANLAARSPEFGRAWEAQALADPHLRRKRLAAPGGEPLELLYASFAPDGEPEDVRVVLYVPADDAARAALVRAMRPPGPAPRRAAR, encoded by the coding sequence GTGCACCTCGGGGACGGCGTGGTGGAGGCAGGGATGGTGATGCCGGTGAGCATCGCGAAGAAGGTGCCCGCGGATGCGGGTGGTGGCGCTACCACCCTCGCGGCCCGCGCGCTCGGCGACTTCCTGCGTCGCATGCGGTCGCGCCCGGCGCTGGCGGTCGCGGGCGCCGTCCGCCGGCGCGTGACGGGTCTCCGCCGCGAGGAGGTCGCGGTCGCGGCGGGCATCAGCATCACCTGGTACACGTGGCTCGAGCAGGGACGCCCGGTGCGCACCTCGCGGCGGACCGTGCGCGCCCTCGCCCGCGCGCTGCGGCTGGGCGAGGCAGAGGCGGCGCACCTCTCCCGCCTCGCCGAGGCGGTGGCGGCCGCAGCACCGCGCTGGCGGCGGACGGCGCAGGCCTCGCCGGCCCTGCGGGCGATGGTGGACGGCCTTGGGGATGCGCCCGCGTACGTGGTGAACGGCCGCTGGGACGTGCTTCACGCCAACGCGGCCGCCCGGGCCACGCTCGGGCCGTTCGACGGGAGCCCGGGCATCACCGACAACGTCCTGGTGCGCCTGTTCCTCGATCCGGGCTGGCGCGCGCGCTTCCTGGACTGGGAGGCGGTGGCGTCCTCCGCGGTGGCGCAGTTCCGGGCGGCCGGTGGGCGCCTGGTGGCGCACCCGGACTGGAACGCGTTCGTGGCGAACCTCGCCGCGCGCAGCCCGGAGTTCGGGCGGGCGTGGGAGGCGCAGGCCCTCGCCGACCCGCACCTCCGGCGGAAGCGCCTGGCGGCCCCGGGCGGCGAGCCGCTCGAGCTGCTCTACGCCTCCTTCGCGCCGGACGGCGAGCCGGAGGACGTCCGGGTGGTGCTCTACGTCCCGGCGGACGACGCGGCGCGCGCGGCGCTGGTGCGGGCGATGCGTCCGCCCGGCCCGGCCCCTCGCCGCGCCGCGCGGTAG
- the lgt gene encoding prolipoprotein diacylglyceryl transferase, whose amino-acid sequence MLPVLFRIPLPGGASLPLHTYGLLIAIGFMVGIWLAQREAVRRGQDPRRLADLAFWILVSALVGSRVYYMLVNPGEFFSPARFLVETPFGRIPRVLAIWQGGLVFYGGFIGAALTAAWYLRRHRMGFLEHADTLIPSVALGHFFGRLGCFGAGCCWGDVAHGHLPWAARFPPESLAFQSFADRPDPGQYLAPDRLATLPLHPTQLYEAFGELGLFLLLVLVVRPRKRFHGQVLAAWLMLYAVLRTGVEAFRGDVERGVILGLGVGQWTSIAIFAAGATVWARARRPAPAGAGPAAAPAGGR is encoded by the coding sequence ATGCTCCCCGTCCTCTTCCGGATCCCGCTGCCCGGCGGCGCCTCGCTGCCGCTCCACACCTACGGGCTGCTCATCGCCATCGGCTTCATGGTGGGCATCTGGCTGGCCCAGCGCGAGGCGGTCCGGCGCGGGCAGGATCCCCGGCGGCTCGCCGACCTGGCGTTCTGGATCCTGGTCTCGGCGCTGGTGGGCAGCCGCGTCTACTACATGCTCGTGAACCCCGGCGAGTTCTTCTCGCCGGCGCGGTTCCTGGTCGAGACGCCGTTCGGGCGCATCCCGCGCGTGCTCGCGATCTGGCAGGGCGGGCTCGTCTTCTACGGCGGGTTCATCGGGGCGGCGCTCACCGCGGCCTGGTACCTGCGCCGCCACCGGATGGGCTTCCTCGAGCACGCCGACACGCTCATCCCCTCGGTGGCGCTCGGACACTTCTTCGGGCGGCTCGGCTGCTTCGGCGCCGGCTGCTGCTGGGGCGACGTCGCCCACGGCCACCTGCCCTGGGCCGCCCGCTTCCCGCCCGAGTCGCTCGCGTTCCAGTCGTTCGCCGACCGGCCCGATCCGGGCCAGTACCTGGCGCCCGACCGGCTCGCCACGCTGCCGCTCCACCCCACCCAGCTCTACGAGGCGTTCGGCGAGCTCGGGCTGTTCCTCCTGCTCGTGCTCGTGGTCCGCCCCCGGAAGCGGTTCCACGGCCAGGTGCTCGCCGCGTGGCTGATGCTGTACGCGGTGCTGCGCACCGGCGTGGAGGCGTTCCGCGGCGACGTGGAGCGCGGCGTCATCCTCGGGCTCGGGGTGGGCCAGTGGACGTCGATCGCGATCTTCGCGGCAGGTGCGACGGTGTGGGCGCGCGCGCGCCGTCCCGCGCCGGCCGGCGCCGGCCCGGCCGCGGCGCCCGCCGGCGGGCGTTGA